In Chitinibacter sp. SCUT-21, a single genomic region encodes these proteins:
- a CDS encoding class II glutamine amidotransferase has translation MCQLLGMNCNTPTDIIFSFEGFRRRGGLTDEHSDGWGIAFFEGEGCRLFLDYLPSISSPVADLVRAYPIKSKHVIAHIRKATQGKINLANTHPFGRELWGQHWIFAHNGNLTQLPPLTNSRFLPVGTTDSEHAFCWLLNELASRFAQAPSLVQLHETLQGLSAQLAEGGTFNFLLSNGQALFAHCSTKLHYIVRQAPFCQAHLRDTDLAVDFAKETTPNDKVAVIATEPLTDNEQWIAMPSGQLLMFVDGEPEYSSTSTS, from the coding sequence ATGTGCCAACTGCTCGGCATGAACTGCAATACGCCCACTGATATTATTTTTTCGTTCGAAGGGTTTCGGCGGCGCGGCGGCTTAACCGATGAGCATTCCGATGGCTGGGGGATTGCTTTTTTTGAAGGCGAAGGCTGTCGCTTGTTTTTGGACTATTTACCGTCGATCTCGAGCCCGGTCGCGGATTTAGTCCGTGCCTATCCAATCAAAAGCAAGCATGTCATCGCGCATATTCGCAAAGCAACACAAGGGAAAATTAATTTAGCCAATACCCACCCATTTGGCCGCGAGCTGTGGGGGCAACACTGGATCTTTGCGCACAACGGCAATCTGACTCAATTGCCCCCTTTGACGAATTCACGCTTTTTGCCAGTTGGCACAACCGATAGCGAACATGCTTTTTGCTGGCTATTGAACGAGCTAGCAAGCCGTTTTGCGCAAGCGCCAAGCTTGGTCCAGCTGCATGAAACACTCCAAGGCTTGAGCGCACAGCTGGCCGAGGGCGGCACATTTAATTTCCTACTCTCAAATGGCCAAGCCTTGTTTGCACATTGCAGCACCAAATTGCACTATATCGTGCGACAAGCCCCGTTTTGCCAAGCCCATTTGCGTGATACTGATCTTGCCGTTGATTTTGCTAAAGAAACCACACCAAACGACAAGGTCGCAGTGATCGCCACCGAGCCACTCACGGATAATGAGCAATGGATCGCGATGCCAAGCGGTCAGTTATTAATGTTCGTCGATGGAGAGCCAGAGTATAGCAGCACAAGCACTTCCTAG
- the fliD gene encoding flagellar filament capping protein FliD — translation MLNSISGRNDFYSRYGGAESIYGRNTSVQSAGLSAQSLAAINQLSGIGSISASNLRLNNLNSLNSLSNDFLSKRSASSTVSLSPSAKIQSSLSTLNTELKRLAAPLRSNLLQATSSDPTVAQAKTLTGGAPAAAKNVNVEQLAQGQLSQTANFNAATELLGQGRLTIQLGAVANGSQQAEGRAISVDLAAIDTLSDVARKIQTAQPALKASVVSDEAGTRLQIENSATGAAQAFTIQAQSSDDEAASGNLAKLAIDASAAQNNANRVAQDARVQIDGRDLRSNTNVLNDPTSNLSLDIRQVGSTSVTLSRDVRSLNQNFAQLIEQFNQARSQLTGQTKSASSTDVGSGLARRELSRLDEVLSNLAVGQGQQRVSLNDLGITTASDGRLIVNETRLSQQALAQPEAANNLLNLAIDKLSQSTASSLQELSILNSPFQQIQRSANPNTSISFAAAGNALSLLQSSSQGLSLRGLYGVSQYLQVAQFR, via the coding sequence ATGTTAAATAGTATATCTGGCCGCAACGATTTTTACTCGCGCTATGGCGGGGCTGAATCGATTTACGGGCGAAATACCAGTGTGCAATCTGCGGGCTTATCCGCTCAATCGCTTGCTGCCATTAATCAGCTGAGTGGCATTGGTTCGATTTCAGCCTCCAATTTACGGCTGAATAATCTCAATTCGCTCAATAGCCTTTCGAACGATTTTCTCAGCAAACGCAGCGCTAGCTCGACGGTGAGTTTATCGCCCAGTGCCAAAATCCAATCCAGCTTAAGCACGCTCAATACCGAATTAAAACGCTTAGCGGCGCCATTGCGTAGCAATCTTTTGCAAGCAACGTCGTCCGACCCTACGGTCGCACAGGCAAAAACGCTGACGGGCGGCGCGCCGGCTGCGGCAAAAAATGTCAATGTCGAACAATTGGCGCAAGGCCAGCTCAGCCAAACTGCCAACTTCAATGCCGCGACCGAGCTGCTTGGTCAGGGGCGCTTAACGATTCAACTGGGCGCAGTAGCCAATGGCTCGCAGCAAGCAGAGGGGCGTGCGATTAGCGTTGATCTGGCCGCAATCGATACCTTGAGTGACGTGGCGCGCAAAATCCAAACGGCTCAACCGGCATTGAAAGCCAGTGTGGTCAGCGACGAGGCGGGCACGCGTTTGCAAATAGAAAATAGCGCAACTGGTGCGGCGCAGGCTTTTACGATCCAAGCGCAATCCAGCGATGATGAGGCAGCGTCGGGCAACTTGGCAAAGCTCGCGATCGACGCCAGTGCGGCACAAAATAATGCCAATCGTGTGGCGCAAGATGCCCGAGTGCAAATTGACGGTCGCGATCTGCGCAGTAATACCAATGTGCTGAACGACCCCACCAGCAATTTAAGCCTCGATATACGTCAGGTCGGCTCGACGTCCGTGACTTTAAGTCGTGATGTGCGAAGCTTAAATCAGAATTTTGCGCAATTGATTGAGCAATTTAACCAAGCGCGTAGCCAGTTAACCGGGCAGACAAAAAGTGCGAGCAGCACGGATGTGGGTTCTGGGTTGGCGCGGCGTGAACTGAGCCGCTTAGACGAGGTGCTGAGCAATTTGGCGGTAGGGCAGGGGCAACAGCGGGTTTCGCTGAATGATTTAGGAATAACGACGGCCAGTGATGGCAGACTGATCGTCAATGAAACACGGCTCAGTCAACAAGCTTTGGCGCAGCCCGAGGCTGCCAATAATTTGCTGAATCTAGCGATCGATAAACTGAGTCAAAGCACGGCGAGCTCATTGCAAGAGTTGTCGATACTCAATTCACCGTTTCAGCAAATACAGCGCAGCGCCAATCCAAATACCAGCATTAGTTTTGCTGCGGCAGGCAATGCGCTGTCGCTGTTGCAATCGAGCTCGCAAGGCTTAAGTCTGCGTGGTTTGTATGGAGTCTCACAGTATCTGCAGGTGGCCCAATTTAGATAA
- a CDS encoding SDR family oxidoreductase has translation MGFLANKKILITGLLSDRSIAYGIAQACHREGAELAFTYVSEDLKDRVVKLAAHFNSSIVLPCDVASDEQIDRLFVELGQHWPTFDGLVHSIGFAPRDALKGDYLDAVTRENFAIAHDISSYSFAALAKAARPMLNERASLVTMSYLGAERAIPNYNVMGLAKASLEANVRYMAAALGTSKEIRVNGVSAGPIKTLAAAGIANFGKLLKGAADATPAKRNVTQEEVGNVTAFLLSDLASGMTGEILHVDVGFFIGAGALASE, from the coding sequence ATGGGGTTTCTCGCTAATAAAAAGATTTTGATTACTGGCCTTTTGTCCGATCGCTCTATCGCCTACGGCATTGCGCAAGCGTGTCACCGCGAAGGCGCTGAATTGGCATTCACGTATGTCAGCGAAGACTTGAAAGACCGCGTTGTTAAATTAGCAGCGCACTTTAACTCAAGCATCGTACTGCCCTGTGATGTTGCCAGCGATGAACAAATTGACCGTTTATTCGTTGAACTGGGTCAACACTGGCCAACATTTGATGGCTTGGTGCACTCGATCGGTTTTGCGCCGCGCGATGCATTGAAAGGTGATTACCTAGACGCCGTAACCCGCGAAAACTTCGCGATTGCGCACGACATCAGCTCATACAGCTTTGCCGCTTTGGCCAAAGCTGCGCGCCCGATGCTCAATGAACGCGCCTCGTTGGTAACGATGTCTTACCTTGGCGCTGAACGCGCGATTCCAAACTACAACGTGATGGGTTTGGCAAAAGCGAGTTTGGAAGCGAACGTTCGTTATATGGCCGCCGCTTTGGGTACGAGCAAAGAAATCCGTGTTAACGGTGTTTCTGCTGGCCCAATTAAAACTTTGGCCGCAGCAGGTATCGCCAATTTTGGTAAATTGCTGAAAGGCGCGGCCGATGCAACCCCAGCAAAACGCAATGTAACGCAAGAAGAAGTGGGCAATGTAACCGCCTTCTTGTTGTCTGACTTGGCATCTGGGATGACCGGTGAGATCTTGCACGTTGACGTTGGCTTCTTCATCGGTGCTGGCGCATTGGCTAGCGAATAA
- a CDS encoding folate-binding protein YgfZ: protein MTWLNEIGATLSDTNPTLVTSFGKPDAELQAYAEQTVVCPLTQFGLIRFSGEETQAFLQGQLSSDIRALQSNQIQFSSYSTPKGRMQASFYVIRRGNDYLLQIDQAIQAAIQKRLSMFILRSKTKASDATSELALLGVAGKHAKASISKVFGAAPDAMQVIEQGDIQIIGLLNEHYQVLLPQEQAKQVWEQIVASGATPAGEAVWRLSEIQAGSPWVTAATQEEFVPQMANLELIGGISFTKGCYPGQEIVARTQYLGKLKRRTYRMHVDSLDAQAGQDVFSPEMNGQPSGKIMLAAPAPQGGMELLVVAQIASLEHGLHLGDVNGPLLHNLALPYAMN from the coding sequence ATGACTTGGCTCAACGAGATTGGCGCTACGCTTTCTGACACTAATCCCACTCTGGTTACCTCATTTGGCAAGCCCGATGCCGAGCTACAGGCTTATGCAGAGCAAACCGTTGTTTGCCCGCTGACACAATTCGGTTTGATCCGGTTTAGCGGAGAAGAAACTCAAGCCTTTTTACAAGGCCAATTGTCGAGCGATATTCGCGCACTACAAAGCAATCAGATTCAATTTTCGAGCTATTCAACGCCGAAGGGGCGGATGCAGGCGAGTTTTTATGTGATTCGTCGCGGCAACGACTACTTATTGCAAATCGATCAGGCGATTCAAGCTGCAATCCAAAAACGCTTATCGATGTTTATTTTGCGCAGCAAAACCAAAGCCAGCGATGCAACTAGCGAATTGGCATTACTAGGTGTAGCTGGCAAGCACGCCAAAGCCAGCATAAGCAAAGTTTTTGGCGCTGCGCCCGATGCGATGCAAGTGATCGAGCAAGGCGACATTCAGATCATCGGTTTGCTCAATGAGCATTACCAAGTATTGCTACCGCAAGAACAAGCCAAGCAGGTTTGGGAACAAATCGTTGCCAGTGGTGCTACGCCTGCAGGTGAAGCGGTATGGCGTCTCAGCGAAATTCAAGCTGGTTCGCCATGGGTCACGGCGGCAACACAAGAAGAGTTTGTTCCGCAAATGGCCAACCTCGAACTAATCGGTGGCATTAGCTTTACCAAGGGTTGCTACCCTGGGCAAGAAATTGTGGCGCGTACGCAATACTTGGGCAAACTCAAACGTCGCACTTACCGCATGCACGTTGATAGTCTTGATGCTCAAGCAGGGCAAGACGTATTCAGTCCTGAAATGAATGGCCAGCCTAGCGGCAAAATTATGTTGGCAGCGCCAGCACCGCAAGGCGGCATGGAACTGCTTGTTGTGGCGCAAATCGCCAGCCTTGAACATGGCCTACATTTAGGCGATGTAAATGGCCCCTTGCTGCACAACTTAGCATTGCCCTATGCCATGAATTGA
- a CDS encoding AsmA family protein yields the protein MSKNILIGLLATGGIIAAAPLIFPYGLIKSDLESTLSKVSGSKAQIGSIHFSYTPKPVFSLENVVLDSADTASIQRIEIPINTYNVLNWGKSLRDISLNQATFSRAFALDIPNKLQPAADKPIKISRLNLVQTSVKLENSTIGPVDGQLRFKADGGIDDLLITADEGRAELQVQPEQGENFKVQFNAKGWKLPLGYPVHFEYLKLIGRANTEGIEIADIRADLYNGLVTGNGQLNWKQGWELTGQLFGKNIQVEPLIEIFSPVTRSSGRMNADAVFRYTAADYASLFNKAQISGRFIIQDGMLSNFDLVTPLKTQSPTVQSRGGQTNFNTLSGGIAINGKVVQLRSMTLDAGKFRSRGDLIIRDNTISGNVASQLSAGVVTVSNQLRVTGALNAPELRSAGAYRPSSQAPTLQESSEPPPPNLDAAKE from the coding sequence ATGTCTAAAAATATCCTGATTGGTTTATTGGCAACCGGTGGCATCATTGCCGCAGCCCCCCTCATTTTTCCTTATGGATTGATCAAATCTGATTTGGAATCAACGCTCTCCAAGGTATCTGGCAGCAAGGCTCAGATCGGTAGCATTCATTTTAGTTACACCCCTAAACCCGTTTTCAGCTTAGAGAATGTCGTACTCGATTCGGCAGATACCGCATCAATTCAACGCATCGAAATTCCAATCAACACCTATAACGTGCTCAATTGGGGCAAATCACTTCGCGATATTTCACTCAATCAGGCCACTTTCTCTCGTGCATTCGCGCTCGATATACCAAATAAGCTACAGCCAGCAGCGGACAAGCCAATTAAAATCTCACGCCTAAATTTAGTACAGACCAGCGTTAAGCTCGAAAACAGTACTATCGGCCCCGTTGATGGGCAGCTTCGCTTTAAGGCCGATGGTGGTATTGATGATTTACTGATTACCGCCGACGAAGGTCGCGCTGAGCTGCAAGTTCAACCCGAGCAAGGTGAAAACTTCAAAGTACAGTTTAATGCCAAGGGCTGGAAGCTCCCTTTGGGCTATCCTGTCCATTTCGAATACCTCAAACTGATTGGTCGTGCAAATACGGAGGGCATTGAAATCGCCGACATTCGAGCCGACCTTTACAACGGCCTTGTAACTGGCAATGGCCAACTCAACTGGAAGCAAGGCTGGGAATTAACTGGTCAGTTGTTCGGCAAAAACATTCAAGTCGAGCCCTTAATTGAAATCTTTAGCCCTGTCACTCGTAGCAGCGGTCGAATGAACGCCGATGCAGTGTTTAGATATACTGCGGCAGACTATGCAAGCTTATTCAATAAGGCTCAAATCAGTGGTCGATTTATTATCCAAGACGGTATGTTGAGCAACTTCGATTTAGTTACTCCACTCAAAACCCAAAGCCCTACGGTACAAAGCCGAGGCGGACAAACGAACTTCAACACCTTATCAGGTGGCATAGCGATCAACGGCAAAGTGGTGCAATTGCGCAGCATGACTTTAGACGCTGGGAAATTCCGTTCTCGCGGCGACCTGATCATCCGCGACAATACAATCTCAGGAAATGTGGCATCACAACTTTCTGCTGGCGTGGTTACCGTTAGCAATCAACTGCGCGTCACTGGCGCATTGAACGCACCAGAGCTGCGCAGTGCCGGCGCATACCGCCCCTCCAGCCAAGCTCCAACACTGCAAGAGTCAAGTGAGCCACCACCCCCAAATCTTGATGCTGCAAAAGAGTAA
- a CDS encoding aspartate/tyrosine/aromatic aminotransferase, with protein sequence MTSSIFAAVEMAPRDPILGLNEAFNADTRSTKVNLGVGVYYNDEGKIPLLAAVKEAEKARLAAQPPRGYQAIEGNPAYNAGVQNLLFGAESELIAAGRVVTAQALGGTGALKIGGDFLQRLNPNATVYISNPSWENHRAIFESAGFKVGDYPYYDATTRGVDFAAMKAFLLTLEAGSIIILHACCHNPTGADMSDAQWGEVVEVCRERGLVPFLDMAYQGFAEGIDADSVAVKAFAASGLQFFISSSFSKSFSLYGERVGALSIITSSKEESGRVLSQLKRVIRTNYSNPPIHGGAVVAAVLASPELRAMWEEELGGMRVRIRAMRSGLVEKLAARGVAQDFSFVTQQRGMFSYTGLTAEQVEKLRAEYGIYAVSTGRICLAALNVNNIDYVADSIAKVL encoded by the coding sequence ATGACATCCTCGATTTTCGCCGCCGTAGAAATGGCCCCTCGCGACCCGATCTTGGGTTTGAACGAAGCGTTTAATGCCGACACACGCAGCACCAAAGTGAATTTGGGCGTAGGCGTTTACTACAACGACGAAGGCAAAATTCCTTTGCTCGCAGCAGTGAAAGAAGCTGAAAAAGCACGCTTGGCGGCGCAACCACCACGCGGCTACCAAGCCATCGAAGGCAACCCAGCGTACAACGCGGGCGTGCAAAACTTGTTGTTCGGCGCAGAAAGCGAGCTGATCGCCGCAGGTCGCGTAGTGACTGCTCAAGCTTTGGGCGGCACGGGCGCACTGAAAATCGGCGGCGACTTCCTGCAACGTCTAAACCCAAATGCGACCGTTTACATCAGCAACCCAAGCTGGGAAAACCACCGCGCGATTTTTGAATCGGCTGGTTTCAAAGTAGGCGACTATCCATACTACGACGCGACGACACGCGGCGTTGATTTCGCGGCGATGAAAGCGTTCCTGCTAACTCTTGAAGCTGGCTCGATCATCATCTTGCACGCTTGCTGCCACAACCCAACTGGCGCAGACATGTCTGACGCACAATGGGGCGAAGTGGTTGAAGTGTGCCGTGAGCGCGGCTTGGTGCCATTCCTCGACATGGCCTACCAAGGTTTCGCTGAAGGCATCGACGCTGACTCAGTAGCGGTGAAAGCGTTCGCTGCGTCTGGCCTGCAATTCTTTATCTCTAGCTCGTTCTCGAAAAGCTTCTCTTTGTACGGCGAGCGCGTTGGTGCTTTGTCGATCATCACCTCAAGCAAAGAAGAATCTGGCCGCGTATTGAGCCAATTGAAACGCGTTATCCGCACTAACTACTCTAACCCACCGATCCACGGTGGTGCAGTGGTTGCTGCAGTGTTGGCTAGCCCAGAATTGCGCGCAATGTGGGAAGAAGAACTCGGCGGCATGCGCGTTCGCATCCGCGCAATGCGCTCTGGCTTGGTTGAAAAGCTGGCAGCTCGCGGCGTGGCGCAAGACTTCTCATTCGTAACGCAACAGCGCGGTATGTTCTCGTACACAGGCCTGACTGCTGAACAAGTTGAAAAACTGCGCGCTGAATACGGCATTTACGCCGTTTCAACTGGCCGCATCTGCTTGGCTGCGTTGAACGTCAACAACATCGACTACGTAGCTGATTCAATTGCTAAAGTATTGTAA